ACAGCACATTCTGTAGTATTTTGTGCTGTTTCGGCGTGGACACTTACCCCATGACCAATGGCGAACTCTACCTGTTTACGATAAAGCATTGCCATTGCTTTTTCTTCAGCATAAATTACCGGGTCTAGCTTACCAGCCTGACGCGGTTTGTGTCGCTTGAGAAAAATATCAAGATGTTGAAAATCTGCTGATTGTACGCTTAATTCTGGTTGAAATAACCACGCTTCATCACGTAATTTAGCGGGTTCTTTTTGCCCATTAATTAAAAACAAGCTAACAATCCAATCCCCGTTAGTTTGTTGGCGAATTTTGCCTTGTACTTGCACTTGGGGATATTCTGAATGCACCGTCCATTTAGGAATTTCTCCCTCACTCAGAGGAATGGGAGGTGAATTTCCTAGAATTTGTTGGCGCTTCCATACCATTTTGGGTGTATCATCTTTTTTGGTAATAGTTTCGCTTTTAGTGCGTTTATATTGTCCCCAACCTGCATTAATTTGCAATACTTTGGCTGCACCACTAACGCAAAAAGTCATCCCAAAAGATGACGGAAACATCGTTTCAGCAGGTGGTACACTAACCTCAGTTGTGCCTTCCTCGACAGTACCTTTACCAACTACAGCCAATTCATCAAGAAGTTCTGGTTGTTGATAGTCAACTTCTCTAAATAATTCGTCTTGCACTTCGTCAGCCACAACCGATTTATTTACAGTCTCAGCACTGATGCGGCGTTGTTGCGGTGCGAGTAACCCTACAAGATAGCGATCGCTTACACTATCCTCATCTACTTCTTCTTCCTCACCACCCGCAGGCCCAAGTAAATCTGCCAGTACTGCTTTTTCTAATTCATCACGAATTTTATAAGGTGTGGGTAACTGCGATTCCAGAATTTTAATAGTTTCATCTGCTTTTACTTCTAGCTTTTCCTCAACAACCGGATCAATCGCAAGTATAAATTTCTCTTCTAATAATTCACCTTCGTTTGTTGAAGGTATAAATTGCGTTTCTAATAGTTTTCTCTGTTCCCAAAGTTGAGGAGTTACTTTAGTTTCTAGCGGCTTTTTCTTAGAACGCGATTTTTTAACTTTCGGCTTCTGCTTGTTAAAGAAATTGATGATATCATTAGCAATTTTCTCTGCAATATCTCCATTTATTAACCAATCAGCATCTTCTACTTGATCGATTCCGTCCAGTAAAACCACAAGCTGAGATTCTGGTGCAGACACAACCGCACTCCAATCAAGCTGAATTTGATGTTCCCGCAGTTGTTTGTTGATATTTAGTAAATCCAATTCACCTGGAAGTACAGAAGGAAGCTTAATAATTTCCATATTGCTAATAAAAGTAATAACCCACTAAATATTAATAATTATTCTATTCCCCATTCCCTATTCCCTATTCCCAAGATTCCACAATTGAGAATCAAATTTTTCCAAGAGGAGAGAAGAGTTGCTTGCAGGAACAATAACCAACAATGCCCGCATAGCGCGAGTCATACCAACAAATAGAGTCCGGCGATCGCGTGCTAAAATTTCTGTAATTTCATCCTCCGGTGTACCTTTGGGAATTGTTGGATAGGTTGCATCCAAAAATCCGGCGATCGCTACAATGGGAAATTCTAACCCCTTCGCAGCTTTAAGCGTAATAACTTTAACACCTTGTTTATTTAAGTCCAAGTCTTTGCTAGACATGAAATGCGCTTCTAAACCTAAGTATGAAAGTTGACCAGCTATTTTTGTACCAGCACTTTCTGTCGGCACAATTACGGCACAAGCGTTAATACCCAACCGAAATTCACGGGCAGCACTTTTGCAAAATCGTACCAGTAATTCGGCTTCATCCCCTGGATTATTTACGGCACGGACAGCCGGTGGTGGGCCATTGTGGATATAGTCTCTAGCTGGAGAACGAGAAATTTCTCCGATTCCCAATTCCCCATTCCCCATTCCCCATTCCCTCATCATCTAAAATCGAACTTGCCAAGTAAGATATTGCAGCTTCGTTAATTTCGCGGGTGGTGCGGTGATTAACGCGCAGTACTCCTGTGCGTCCGACAAATTTCAAGTCTTGGCTAACGTCACTCCATCGAAAGCTACTACCATATATGGATTGATTGGCATCGGCGGTAATGAACAGGCGGTTAGGGTGACGGCAGACTTGAGTCAAAATACGTAAAGTATTGGGGTCTAAATCTTGGGCTTCGTCAATTACTACTGCATCATAAATCGGCGGGTTATCCATCTCCCGTAATGTTTCCAAGGCACGGGTACGGACTTGCTGCCAAGTTTCGAGTTCTTGTTTTTCTAGCAACTGGTAAAATTGTTGACGCAAGTGCCAGATTGCTTGACGTTGCGTTTTGTTAAGGGAAATTGCCCTACCGCTTCGTGGCGTTGCTTGATATGCTTCGAGAGTTTTGATTTCGCGTGCTTCGATAACTGTAGCAATTTCATCGATAAGATAATCAATACTCAGACGTTTTAACGTTTGTTCTTGCGCTTGACGTTGTAGTAGGTTGCCTTCTAGAGAATCAATTGCGTAGATTAGCGCCTGCTTGATGGTTTTTCGCAGGACATTACCAGAAGCAATATTGGGTTTTCCGGTACTTTGGGAAATGACTGACGCAATTATTGCATCGGCAGTTTTGACATTAACATACTGTATGTCTTCGCCTAGCAGACTTGCTAAAAGTTGTTGAGAAAACGCAACCAGTGCATTTGTATAGGTTGTAAATAGGATTTTAGGTTTTTCGATTCCGTTGGCTTGGAGTGTTTCTACCAACGCACGAACACGGTAAAGTGCAACGGTACTTTTTCCCGTACCGGGGCCACCTTTTAGCAGTGTAGGGCCAGAAGCGTTAATTGCCCAACTGACGAACTTTTCTTGTTCGGGATTGAGTTTGAGTAAAAATCCCAGCAACTCACCTTCAGTGAAGCGCAATAAATCATCAGTGCTACCCGTAACAAAGCTGGGTTGGTTCAGAACTTGATCAAAATTGGGTTCAGCAATACAATCAAAAATGCGATCGCACCACTTACCTGGTAAATTGACTGCCATTAAATCATCTAATGTCCGACACGCGGTTAATGTTGCCCAATATTCTTCTGGTAGTCGCAACCTATGAAGCAAATCTTCGGTAATTTCCACCGGTAGCGGGCTTTCTGTGTTGGAGGTATCAGGCAAAACCAAGTTTGGGGTATAAGTTGGTTTTACAGCCAGCAATGCTTCTACATCCGGTAGAGTGCTGATATCAATATCGGTTGTTTCAGCAACTAGCTTATCGCCTTTGTATACATCTTTACGGGCATCTACACCCAGCAAGATTACCCATTGATCGCCAAAAGTATAAATTATGCGATAGTCCCCTGAACGCAAGCGATACACATCACCCTTGTAACCATGTAATTTCTTCTTTAAATTACCGTGGGGTTTGGGATCATCCCGCAATACTTCGATTTTCTCCAATATTTGCACCACATACTCTTTAGGGATAGCTAAGAGTTGATTGGTGAAGGTGGGTT
This Nostoc sp. KVJ3 DNA region includes the following protein-coding sequences:
- a CDS encoding 3'-5' exonuclease — protein: MGNGELGIGEISRSPARDYIHNGPPPAVRAVNNPGDEAELLVRFCKSAAREFRLGINACAVIVPTESAGTKIAGQLSYLGLEAHFMSSKDLDLNKQGVKVITLKAAKGLEFPIVAIAGFLDATYPTIPKGTPEDEITEILARDRRTLFVGMTRAMRALLVIVPASNSSLLLEKFDSQLWNLGNRE
- a CDS encoding UvrD-helicase domain-containing protein gives rise to the protein MIFEIIHKPTFTNQLLAIPKEYVVQILEKIEVLRDDPKPHGNLKKKLHGYKGDVYRLRSGDYRIIYTFGDQWVILLGVDARKDVYKGDKLVAETTDIDISTLPDVEALLAVKPTYTPNLVLPDTSNTESPLPVEITEDLLHRLRLPEEYWATLTACRTLDDLMAVNLPGKWCDRIFDCIAEPNFDQVLNQPSFVTGSTDDLLRFTEGELLGFLLKLNPEQEKFVSWAINASGPTLLKGGPGTGKSTVALYRVRALVETLQANGIEKPKILFTTYTNALVAFSQQLLASLLGEDIQYVNVKTADAIIASVISQSTGKPNIASGNVLRKTIKQALIYAIDSLEGNLLQRQAQEQTLKRLSIDYLIDEIATVIEAREIKTLEAYQATPRSGRAISLNKTQRQAIWHLRQQFYQLLEKQELETWQQVRTRALETLREMDNPPIYDAVVIDEAQDLDPNTLRILTQVCRHPNRLFITADANQSIYGSSFRWSDVSQDLKFVGRTGVLRVNHRTTREINEAAISYLASSILDDEGMGNGEWGIGNRRNFSFSS